The genome window CGGCTCAGGTCGCATCGCCTCGGCAGGTGGCAACAAGACTGCGGATCGAACCGCAAAAAACGTCCCCACCAAGCTCGCCGTCGTTGTCATTAAGAACGCAATGGCCACCGCAAACCAATCCGGTACCAAATCGAGCGACGGGAATTTGTAGAACGCGTCGTACGCCCCCACCATCGAATCGCCCAGGACGAACCCAACGATAATTCCGACAACGGTCCCAAGCATTGCGATAACGAGCACAAGGTTGAAGTAGTGGGCTCCGATCTCGAAGTTCGAATAGCCGAAAGCCTTCAGTGTCGCGATCTGCTCGCGTTGCTGCGTGATGATCCGAGAGATTGCGACATTCAACAAGAACGCCGCCACCCCCAAAAAGATCGCCGGCGCCATCACCGCCATCCCACGTAACTGAGTCAACTCGTCACTGAGATACTGGTGCGAAATCTGTTCATCCCGCGAGTACGCTCCCACACTTCCATAGGGCTTAAGTAACCGATCGAGCACTTCGATCGTCTCTTCGACCTGACTCCCATACGCCAACCGCAGACTCACGCTATTGAACGCCCCCGCCATGTCAAAGGCAGCTTCCAAATCGTTCTGACTGACCCAAAGAATCCCAAACCGCTTGTCGTCAGGCAGGATACTGCCGGGCTGAACCTGGATGACATACTCAGGCGATAAAGCGATCCCCACTATCGACATCTCCTGTATTTTCCCGTTGACGATTGCCCGCAATTGATCCCCCGGAACGAATCCGTGTGCATCGGCAAAAACCTCCGAGACAACGACCTCGCCGGTCCGCAACGGATCGAGCATCCGTCCGCGGCCGATGTAGACCTGGTTCAGCCGACTCTGGCCGGAATCCGGAATACTGATCAGTCGCGCTGTCGCCGGTTCGGACATTCCCGGCACGTCCAACAACACGTCATAGACCAACCGAGTATCGACGGCCGCGACGCCAGGAATTTCTTTCAATCGCGGTATGATCGCATTGGGACTGCGACCGGTCGACGAAAACACATCCGCAAAAAGATACTCGTCGTAAACTCTTGCCCGGGTCGTTTCGAGTGATCGATAAGCGCACATCGACATCACAAACGTCGCCACCCCCGCAGCGATCACCAACCCGATCGCCGTGGCTTGCCCGCGAAGGTGCACGAGATCCCGAAGAAGTTTACGGTCAAGCTTAAGCATGGATCGAACTGCTGTTTACAGCCGTTTGCAATCCAATCGCTGAAACGCTCCAAGCGTCGTTTTCGATGATGGCTACCATTGCAAGTCCGCCGCGTTCACTTTCGATGCGTTGCGGTCCACCGATGCGATCTGCCCGTCGGACAATGCAATCACGCGGTCCGCCATGTTGGCGATTGACGCGTTATGCGTGATGACCGCAGTCGTCGTTCCCAACTCGCGATTGATTCGCGCGATCGCCTCAAGCACCACGATGCCGGTGTGAACGTCCAGCGCGCCAGTCGGCTCGTCACACAACAGCACTTTCGGATTCTTCGCGATCGCGCGTGCGATCGCAACTCGCTGTTGTTCGCCGCCCGACAATTGTGCGGGAAAGTGGTTCGCCCGATCGCGCAACCCAACGATTTCCAATGCGTCCAATGGTTCAAGAGGTGAGACAGCGATCTCTGTAATCAGCTCGATGTTCTCTTTCGCCGTCAAACTTGGGATCAAATTGTAGAACTGAAAGACAAACCCAACATGATCTCGACGATATCGAGTCAGCTCGGCGTCTTCACTCGCCGTCAAATTCGTATCCAGATAGAAAACCTGTCCCGAAGTCGGCGTGTCCAACCCACCCAGGATATTCAGCAACGTTGACTTGCCGCTTCCCGATGCACCCAGCAAGACCACAAACTCGCCTTCGATCAGTTCCAAATTGACACCACGCAACGCACGAACTTGCACCTCACCCATTTGATAGGTTTTGGTGAGGTCGATCGTTCGGAAAACAGCTGCCGGAGTGGGTGAACTCATTCAACTAGCATATCGGTCGTCGAATCCATCGCCAAACCATTCGAATCATCGAATACTCTCCACACCACTTTCGCGTTTGACTTAGGCGTCCAGGGTGTTTCCTGACAAGCGAGATCCAAGGCGAGCACACCTATCGGAACACGACTGCTTGTATCGAAGCGTGATAGTCGGTTGCATTAGCGCAAAAAAAACGAGCGAAAGATTCTAAGAACCTATCGCTCGTAATCGTGATTTCAATTAGCGGCAAGTCGAACTTGCCGCATTAAGTGCTTAAGCTGATTTCGCAGCGGCAGCAGCCCGTTTTTCAGCAACGGTGCGGTAGTCGACGACGTCCCACACCAAGCCAACAGCTCGCAGCAAGCGAATCGCCTGCCAGGTGATGTCGAATTCCCACCACTTGTGACCATGCTTGGCCATCCGTGGGTAAGCGTGGTGATTGTTGTGCCAGCCTTCGCCGTAGGCAACGATTGCAACCAACCAGTTATTGCGGCTGTCATCCGTGGTTTCGTAGTTCTTGTAACCGAACATGTGCGAGGCACTGTTCACCATCCAAGTCGCGTGAAGCACAGTAACCAATCGAACGAACATGCCCCACAGCAACAACGACATGCCATAGTCAAATCCACCGATGGCGTAACCGACACCGAACAAGGCTAGCGAAACAGCAATGTGAATCGGCAAGAACAGCAAGTCGAACCGACGCATCATTGGATCTTTGTACAAGTCTGGTGCCCAACGTTGCAGGTAAGCCTTTCGGTCACCACCGTGCGTATGGAACGCCAGCCAAAACATGTGGCTCCAGATGCTGCCGTCGTGCGGCGAGTGCGGGTCACCTTCTTGGTCGCTATGTGCGTGGTGTTTCCGGTGATCAGCAACCCAGTCCAGAGGCGAACCTTCACCAGCGAAGCAGCCGATACCCGCGAACAGGTAGCGAACCCAGTTGTAGGTCTTCATTCCGCTGTGAGTTAGCAAGCGGTGGTAGCCCAAGCAAATGCCAAGACTCCCCGCCATCCAGTGCATCACAAGAGCAACAACCAATGCCGACCAAGTGAAATACGATGGAGCCGCCAAGCAGACGACGTGTGCAGTCACGAGCCAGCCAATCGCCCAGTAGCTGATGTTGTCCATCCGCTTTCGGTCGGCAACGGTCGGACGAGCCATATCCAGCTTCTTGGCCGCTTTCTGGGCTACCAACGAAGATTGCGAATCCGCGTCTTCCTTAGTCGGCTGGTCCAGCTTTTCCGCCTTTTCCTGAAAGCCTTCCAGTCCAGGACGATTCCAAATTTCGGCATCCTTCGGATCCAGTGTTTCAACATCCGCAGCGGCATCCAGCTCGCCTTGGGTCGTCGCACCAGTTTCGGATGGGTTTGATTTCTTATTCGATCCGCTTCGTGAGCGGGAGGGTTCGATCACAGTCGACATCAGAGAACGATTCCTGGTCTCGTGGTGTGGAGAGGGTTTCATACGGGAGGTGCTAGCTTTGGACAAGCAAGCGATCACGAGCGAATAGTACCAAGTCATCTCCGAATTCGTGTCACACCCTGGACACGAAGATGTAACAGTTCTGTAATTGTTTCTTCATGCTGCTTTTTGAGGGCGTTTCCGGATTGCCAACCTGACTTTCCACCGCCAGACCAGAATTGCTCGCCTAACCCCTCAAGCCCCCCATTCCACACCCGATTTCAAGCCGCCATGACCATCGATTTTGCGACCTGTTGCACCGAGCGGGACCGTTTGCTGCGGGAAATCAGGGGATTTTTCCACAATCTCGATTTCTGCGAAGTCCAACCACCCTGCCTCAGCCGGGACTGCGTCGTCGACGCCTATCTGGACCCGATCGGAATTCCGATCGAAGAATTGGGGCTGGCTGCAGAGCCGACGCCCATTTTGGCACCCAAAGACGAAAAATCTGGCCAGCGGTTCTTGCTGCAAACGTCACCCGAATCAGCCATGAAGCGAATGCTGGCCGCAGGAGCCCCTTCCATCTTCGCCATTGCCCCGGTTTTTCGCAAAGCAGAAATGGGAAGCCGCCACAACATCGAATTCACAATGCTGGAGTGGTACGAAAGAGGCGGCGATGCGGCTTCCGCTATTCAACTTCTCGGTGAATTGGCCCGCATTGTTTTCAACGCCGAGCGGTATCAAACCGTCTCCTACCAACAAGCGTTTAGCGAAACACTCCACATTGACCCGATCGCCTGCTCGATCCAAGAAATTCAGCAGCTCGTCGATGCGATTGACTCCAATTTGGCCCAATCACTCCAAGACGACCGCGATGGGTTACTTGACGTCTTGCTTTCCACCCACATCGAACCCGAACTGGGACGAAAGCTCCCCACGATTCTGACCCGCTATCCGATTTCACAAGCCGCCTTGGCTCGCCCCTGCGAAGACGACCCTCGTCTGGCCGAACGGTTTGAATTGTTCTATCGGGGTGTCGAACTCGCCAATGGCTACGACGAACTTCTCGATCCCGACGAACTCGTTCGCCGTTACGAAACCAACAATCAAATCCGCCAGCGTACCGGCCGAGATTCACTGCCAACCGAGACAACACTGGTCCAAGCCATGCGACAAGGATTCCCCAAATGCAGCGGCGTCGCGGTGGGCGTGGACCGGATTCTCATGCTCCGCCTCGGTGCGAACCACATCAACGAAGTGATGCCGTTCACCACCGATATCGCGTAACCGCGGACGGCAACATCGCCAAACGCGGCGTCCCCACCAAGACTAAGCGGTGGCCAACTTAGCGAACGCACGCACGTCTTCTTCAATGGCCGCGATGCGATCGCCCAACTTCACGTTAGCCGCCTTCAGATCCTGAGACTCGGCAGGATCCAGTCGCGTGAAGACATAAAACTTCACCTTCGGCTCCGTTCCACTAGGACGCACAGCGACATAGTTGCCGTCTTGTTCCAGGTCCATGATGATCAGATTGCCAACGGGACCTTCCAATGGCTTGGACTCACCTGCATCCCCCAAAGTGGTCGCCGTTTGATTGCCGTAGTCACGAACCTGAGCAACCTTGACGCCACCTAACGAAGTCGGTGGCTTTTCCCGGAATGCTTTCATCAAAGCCTGCATCGAAGCCATCCCCTCGCTGCCTTCCATGACCACATTGACCAAGTTCTCGCGGTGATAGCCAAATTTCTTGAACAGCTCGCCCAGGTAGTCGTGCATCGACTGGTTATTGGCTTTCAAGTCCGCAGCTAGCTCGCTCATCAACATGCAGGCCACCGCACCGTCCTTGTCCCGGACATAGGAACCGACCAAATAGCCATGCGACTCTTCACAGCCATAAAGGAAATCGTCCGGACCTTCGCGGTCCATCGCCTCGGCAATGTACTTGTATCCCACCAATAAATCGCCAACACAACGAACAGAGTACGAATCGGCGATCCGCCGCACGAGTTCAGTCGTTACCAGAGTTTTGACGACAAAAGAGTTCTTATTCTTCTTCGACTCCGGCGTTTTTCGCAAAACGTAGTCCGCTAACAACGCTGCGATCTGGTTGCCCGTGAACGTTTCCCATTGTCCACTGGAGTCCGTGGTCAGCGGCGCCGCCACTCCCAGCCGATCGCAATCCGGATCGGTCGCCAACACCACATCGAATCCCTCGGCTCGCGCCTGTTCAATCGGTTTGGTGAACACCTCTGGGTTTTCAGGGTTCGAAACATGTCCTGGAACATTTGGGAAATCGCCACTTCGCTCACGGTGTGGCTCGTAGACCGTGATGTCGTTGAAACCGTCACGCTGCAACAACGGAACCACCGCCGCTTCACCCACACCATGCAAGGGCGAGTACAGAATCTTCACGTCACGGGGGCCTTCGAAGGCACACGCCGAAGCCGCGTCCAGGAACGCTGCGTCGATCTTGTCAGTCACGACCTCAATCATCCCGTCGGCCAACGCCTGTTTGAAATTGCCGCGTTTGATTTCTTGACAACTCATCACACCGTCGATGATTGCCTTATCGTGCGGCGGCAACACCTGCGCTCCACTGGACCAATAAACCTTGACCGCGTTGTCGCTTGGCGGGTTGTGACTTGCCGTCACCATGATTCCGCAATCGCAACCCAAGTAACGCACGGCAAAGGAAAGCTGCGGCGTGGCGCGATAATCATCCAGCAAATAAACTTTGATCCCAGCGGCCACCATGACCTCCGCACACAACTCAGTGAAGTGACGAGATTGATGCCGAGTATCGTACGCGATCGCACATGACAACGACTTCTTGCCCCCATGGAAACGAACGACATAGTCCGCCAACCCCTGAGCACTCTCACCGATTGTACGGTCGTTGATCGCATTGGATCCGATCTCGTACATCCGCCCGCGACGACCACCGGTTCCGAACGGGATGATCGTCCAGAAAACATCATCCAGCTTCTGCCACTTTTTCTCGTCGATGTGCCGTAAAACACTCTCGCGGTAATCGCTGTAACGATCTTCTGTTAACCAACTCTTAATATTCGTCACCGCCCCCGCCGTCAAAAGCTTCTGTTCACAAGCTTGGTCAACGCTAGCAAGTGCGTCTTGAATACGTTTTGGGTCAGCAGTCGATTCAGCCGAGTCAGTCATGGTAGTGCGTTGGTTGAGAGGGCAAGTCAAGACAATGGACGAATTCCATTGGCCCCAGTTTAGAACGCCATGTCCACGTCCACCACCACTGTTACCCGAAGCTTCACGAACACCGGACTCTCAGCAATAATTCCCCCCGTGCCAACAGGATTTCTGGCGAGATCCACCACCACAAACGACACTCAATCCTTCATGTCGGCACGTCTCGTCGGGGCATCTAGTCTCGTTTAACGAACCGAGCGTCTAGCTGACCAAACCTTGGGTAACCGTCATAAAGACATCCTCCAGAGTCGGATCCCGGTCGTTGAAAGACCGCATTCTCACTCCCTGCGAGATCAAGTAGTCCATCAACTGGGCCAGCCCCGCGTCATCGGTTTCCAGTTCAGCGATGACGCGATCAGGTCGTATTTCCAAATCTCGCAGTGCCGGACTGCTCCGTAAGATTGAAATCCCCGCGTCCTGATTCTCGGTGAACGCGATTTCGACAAAACGATTCCGCCGGATCTGCCGATAGACCTGGTCGATGGGGCCGTGCATCAAAAGTTGGCCCCGCTCGATGATGCCGATCGACGTACAGCAATCCGCCAACTCCGTCAAAATATGACTGCTGATCACGATGGTTTTCCCCATCTTGCGAAGTTCCTTCAGCAAAGCCTTCACCTCGACCCTCGCGCGCGGATCCAATCCACTGGCCGGTTCGTCCAAAATCAAGACCGGCGGATCGTGCACGAGCGTCTTGGCCAAACACAACCGCTGTTTCATCCCCCGTGACAATCCATTGACAAAGTCATCACGCTTATGCCCCAGATCCAACAACTCCAAGACGTTGTCGATGATCGATGCGCGTGCGACACGATCGATCCCGTAAGCGACCGCAAAGAAATCCAGAAACTCCCACACTCGCATCCCGTCGTAGACACCAAAGTTGTCGGGCATGTAGCCAATCGCCCGGCGCACCCCCATGGGATCCCCCATCACATCACAACCCGCTACCTCACCACGCCCCCGAGTCGCTCTCAACAACGTCGCCAAAAAACGAATCGTCGTGCTCTTGCCCGCTCCATTGGGTCCAATGAAGCCAAACGTTTCACCAGCATTGATCTTCAAGTCCATCTTTTCGACAGCCGTGAAGTCACCGTAGTCTTTCCCAAATCCTTCTAGCTCAATCATTGCTCACTTCTCGTCGCCAGGAAGAGTCGTTTGCCGGCGACGAAAGTCACCGATCAAATTTGCATCAGGTGTCGGCTGAACCGTTGGCCGGTACCGCAGGTGAACGACCACGATCGTCTGGCCACGAACCTGTTGCGTATCAGGCGAAATCGATACCCCCGGCAGTGGCGAATCAACTCGTCCAACCAACCGAATCTCGCCCCGCTCAACATTCGCTTTGGCCAACAAGCGAGCCATGGCATCATCCACATTCATGGCCGAATCCGCATCAACCTGAATGACGCCATCTTCGCCAAGACGAAAAGTCTTTTTTACTCCCGCCGAAAGATCTCCAATCTCAACCACATCGAGGCCGTTGGCGTCGTTGGACCTAGCGACGTGCACGTCTTTCAAATCCAACTCAGATTGATTGACAAGGACAAATGGCCCCTTCACTGAATGCTCCGGCGCATCGCCTTGCAACTCAATCGCGCCGCCCAATTCGACAAACTGTTCAACATGCACCGCTCGGTAGGCATTACTGCCAACCGAGACGCCCTCCAACGACATCCCGGCTTCGTATCCGAATCGCAACTCCGGTTCCGCCGCCCCAAATAAGCCTTGATCGGCGTCGCCACCCGCTTTGGCCTGTACGATTCCAATGGCCGCATCCGGGTCATCAAACTGAATCTGGTATCGACTCGCCAGCGAGTTATACAACCCCATCACTCGAGTCAAATGCCCGCGTTCGTAACCCTGCGGCACTTCCAAGAACGCTATTTCATTGCGACTGCGAGCAAACCCAACGTCCAGTTGTGCCGCCCGCGCAACATACAAGGCACCTAGAATCGACAGGGGCACAACCGCCAACCAGGCCCATTCCAAACGCCCGAGCAATCGAAAAAACAGATAGTTGCACGGAATCAAAACGATCAAATAAATCATCAGGCTACGAAAAACCAGCTTGGAATCCGGAATCGCCAACCCCACCTCACCGGCCAGTGCTTGCCGGCTCCAAGTGACCAACGGACTGTCATCCTTCCATCCGCCTAAACCACTCACCGGATGCGTCCAAAGAGTCGAGTCGATCCAAGGCGACAAGGCCGACCGTGTTTCCGAACTCGGATCCAAGTTCACTGCCGACACAGCGGCAGCATCCGCGACGGGCTCACCCTCCGAATCGGGCTGCACAGCAGGCTGCCCAGCGGGTTGCACATCCGGATTAAATAACACGGTGTCCCGTGACAGCCAACGAACGCCTGTATTGATCGCCGGGTGAGTCTCGTCCGTGGGCATACCAACAAACGTCTGCCGTAACGGTGGCAACCCGCTATCGTCATCCGTCAGCTTCCCTCCGTCTGGGCTACCAGAATTCGCCCCCATCGCCCCAGTGACCAGCGAGTCCGAGATCATCGCTCCCGCAACCGCCCGCTGTTCCGCGATCAGCCCCTCGTCTTTGTGAAAGACTCGCGGCGGGCGAGCCAATACAGCGGAGTTCCAAAAACTGTCGTACGACTTCCAGGCCGTCAGCCATTCACTCATTAGATCGACACGGCTTTGGACCAACCGACCACGCCCGACGCGCCGTTCCACTAACAAGCCGCCCTCACCAATCGGCCGAACATCACTACGTAGCGTTCCAGCGACCGCGATGCGGGAAGCATCATCATCCAAGCGAGCCAGAATCGCATTAAGCGACTGATCCGACTTAACGCTGTGTGAACGAACAAGCTGCCTTGCGTCTTCGCTTCGCAGCTCTTCATTTCCATTGAACTGAATGGGCACATAATCACGGAATGCTTTGTCATTGAGCGACTCCGCCGCCGCAGGTCCATTGACGATCAGCGTGCCACCAAAGTGCAACCAATCCACGATCGCCTTCACCTGACTCGACGTGAGGGCACGCACCGGCAAATCATCCCAAAGCAGGACCGCTGTGGACGTCCAATCCAAAGCGGTTTCGGCGAGCGGTATGATTCCGTTGGTAGGCGGGATCACAATCCGGTAATTATCACGAGCCTGAAAGAAGGCAAATTCGTTCTGGTACGGCTGCACCCAATCGGCAGTCTGCAACCGAGCGAAGCGTTCCGCTCGATCCGTTAACACCACAAAGAAATAGGTCTGGGCCTGCAACGCCATCAGCTGAGACGGCTGGGTGGAAAAACGGTGCGTTGAATCAGTCGAACTGTACTCGCCCGCTAAACCAATCGTCTCGACCGTTTGACCGCCCCGCATCGGAGCCAACAGACGCGTATCAAAACGTCTTAGTTGTCCTTTAGGCAGAACAACCGGTCGCTGCGTTGAAAGACTAACACTGTCGATCGAATCAGCTTCTTCCGGCTCAGTTTGCCCGGCGAACCCGCCAGACGAGACGTCCGCCTTCGCGTGCATGCCAACGGTGCCACGCCGGTCTTCTTGATTGCTACGCAGTCCAAACCCCACGGTCATCCAGTGTCCCGGCTTGGCCGCTCCATCCAGTGCGCCACCCGTACCCGCATCGGCGCGAGAAATCGGATACGCCTGAGCCGCTCGTGAGGTAAAAGCGGGACGGTCCACAACCTCTCCATCTGCCGCCTCCGAACCTTCGTCCGTCAACCGGCATCCATCACACCCCACCAACAAAGGCATCGCGAGAACGAGCAAACGCAATGCAAAGCCCACGCTCCATCCACTTGAAAAATCGGAGCGTGATCTGGCGTCGGCTGAAGACGACTCTGCTTTCCCTGAATCTGATTTCAACGGCTCAATCCGCAACGAGGCTCGTCATCCGCACACTGGCCCAATAGCTTGAATGGCCCGAACCGTGTGCGGCAAGAAAAAGCAAAAGACCGTATGGCCCTTACCACCCCATCACCATGTTGGATTCAATCGCACGTCGGGCTTGATCAACATCGCTTCCCGTCTCCATCCGGTACAAACGGATCGCGTTGACCTTGTCCCCGGCTGACTTGCTCAAACAATCTCGCGCAATCATGCAAGGATCTAGCGTTCGATCGGTCAGCCCCAAGGCCCCTTTGCTGATGACCCAGGAATCTCGCGGGCGTTTGGTCATTCGCAAGACTTCGTCTTCAGGGTAAGCCTCATCCACCACCCCTTGGGCCGCGGATTCGTCTTCCGCCCAGGTGATGATAATGTGAGCATCTGTTTCTATTTCGAAAAGTGGCATGGTGCTGGCAACTACGAACGAGGACACAAACTTGGCGAGTTAGCTTTAGCATAGGCACCGCCAAGGCTCCCGGCAAACCACCTAGCCGTCCACCCCGAACCCTGCCTACGAAGTCGCCACGCCGCCATAAAACCAGCCCGAAGCCCCCGACCAATCGACAACGCCCCCAAACCGGCGAATTCGACTCAATCCAGCAAAAAAGGATTCTTCGTCAGGATGACGATACATTGTGGACGATGATCCATGTCGGACCGCAAAAGTGCGTCTCACCATGCTCTCACAATGCATTGTGGACGATTCCGTATAGTGTCCTGAAGTCGATCGCGTGGAGGCGAAGGAATTCGTGGAGCCCCAACCGCCAGAGAGACTCTTTGCCGAGCGTGCCGTCCACAACAGTCTCGATAGATGCCGCCCTGCTTGCCCCGACGTTTCGTTTTTTCGACCACTCCACTTTGGATGAGACCAGGCCTTGAAACACCGTAGCACCCGAGATGTCGTCAATGATTTGCGGGCGGATGGGCGACTGATTGACGTCACCGACGAAGTTGATCCCAACCTCGAAATGGCTGAGATCCAGCGCCGGGTCTATGCCAGCGGTGGTCCGGGCATCCTATTTCATAATGTGCGAGGATGCCGCTTCCCAATGGCGTCAAATCTATTCGCATCACTCGAACAGGC of Neorhodopirellula lusitana contains these proteins:
- a CDS encoding DUF6793 family protein; the encoded protein is MPLFEIETDAHIIITWAEDESAAQGVVDEAYPEDEVLRMTKRPRDSWVISKGALGLTDRTLDPCMIARDCLSKSAGDKVNAIRLYRMETGSDVDQARRAIESNMVMGW
- a CDS encoding ABC transporter permease, with amino-acid sequence MLKLDRKLLRDLVHLRGQATAIGLVIAAGVATFVMSMCAYRSLETTRARVYDEYLFADVFSSTGRSPNAIIPRLKEIPGVAAVDTRLVYDVLLDVPGMSEPATARLISIPDSGQSRLNQVYIGRGRMLDPLRTGEVVVSEVFADAHGFVPGDQLRAIVNGKIQEMSIVGIALSPEYVIQVQPGSILPDDKRFGILWVSQNDLEAAFDMAGAFNSVSLRLAYGSQVEETIEVLDRLLKPYGSVGAYSRDEQISHQYLSDELTQLRGMAVMAPAIFLGVAAFLLNVAISRIITQQREQIATLKAFGYSNFEIGAHYFNLVLVIAMLGTVVGIIVGFVLGDSMVGAYDAFYKFPSLDLVPDWFAVAIAFLMTTTASLVGTFFAVRSAVLLPPAEAMRPEPPPSYQPSLIERMLPAKTLPPEVRMVVRNITRRPIKASLSVLGISMAVAVMILGNFSLDAMNYMMYFQFELAQRQDLSVTFVEPVTESVMYEVQNLDGVLASETTRSISTRIKFQNRSRRVGIMGVEPDAKLFRLLDADENPVRVPDFGIMLNTKLAELLGVEIGDLIVVEVLEDKRPTLTMKVAALVEEYAGVNAYMNKQRLHEALFESNVASGAFLKVDPNRINTVFAELERRPGVGSVSIKDAAMKSFEKTVAENIMVMRSFIIVFAGVIAIGVVYNTARISLSERSRDLATMRVVGFTNSEVSTVLLGEIAAFTIAAIPLGWLIGYALAGAMAAGLDTDNYRIPLVIERGTFVLAGLVVVASTVLSAWVVQRRVARLDLIGVLKTRE
- the epmA gene encoding EF-P lysine aminoacylase EpmA, with the protein product MTIDFATCCTERDRLLREIRGFFHNLDFCEVQPPCLSRDCVVDAYLDPIGIPIEELGLAAEPTPILAPKDEKSGQRFLLQTSPESAMKRMLAAGAPSIFAIAPVFRKAEMGSRHNIEFTMLEWYERGGDAASAIQLLGELARIVFNAERYQTVSYQQAFSETLHIDPIACSIQEIQQLVDAIDSNLAQSLQDDRDGLLDVLLSTHIEPELGRKLPTILTRYPISQAALARPCEDDPRLAERFELFYRGVELANGYDELLDPDELVRRYETNNQIRQRTGRDSLPTETTLVQAMRQGFPKCSGVAVGVDRILMLRLGANHINEVMPFTTDIA
- a CDS encoding ABC transporter ATP-binding protein, yielding MIELEGFGKDYGDFTAVEKMDLKINAGETFGFIGPNGAGKSTTIRFLATLLRATRGRGEVAGCDVMGDPMGVRRAIGYMPDNFGVYDGMRVWEFLDFFAVAYGIDRVARASIIDNVLELLDLGHKRDDFVNGLSRGMKQRLCLAKTLVHDPPVLILDEPASGLDPRARVEVKALLKELRKMGKTIVISSHILTELADCCTSIGIIERGQLLMHGPIDQVYRQIRRNRFVEIAFTENQDAGISILRSSPALRDLEIRPDRVIAELETDDAGLAQLMDYLISQGVRMRSFNDRDPTLEDVFMTVTQGLVS
- a CDS encoding acyl-CoA desaturase, which gives rise to MSTVIEPSRSRSGSNKKSNPSETGATTQGELDAAADVETLDPKDAEIWNRPGLEGFQEKAEKLDQPTKEDADSQSSLVAQKAAKKLDMARPTVADRKRMDNISYWAIGWLVTAHVVCLAAPSYFTWSALVVALVMHWMAGSLGICLGYHRLLTHSGMKTYNWVRYLFAGIGCFAGEGSPLDWVADHRKHHAHSDQEGDPHSPHDGSIWSHMFWLAFHTHGGDRKAYLQRWAPDLYKDPMMRRFDLLFLPIHIAVSLALFGVGYAIGGFDYGMSLLLWGMFVRLVTVLHATWMVNSASHMFGYKNYETTDDSRNNWLVAIVAYGEGWHNNHHAYPRMAKHGHKWWEFDITWQAIRLLRAVGLVWDVVDYRTVAEKRAAAAAKSA
- a CDS encoding ABC transporter ATP-binding protein, whose protein sequence is MSSPTPAAVFRTIDLTKTYQMGEVQVRALRGVNLELIEGEFVVLLGASGSGKSTLLNILGGLDTPTSGQVFYLDTNLTASEDAELTRYRRDHVGFVFQFYNLIPSLTAKENIELITEIAVSPLEPLDALEIVGLRDRANHFPAQLSGGEQQRVAIARAIAKNPKVLLCDEPTGALDVHTGIVVLEAIARINRELGTTTAVITHNASIANMADRVIALSDGQIASVDRNASKVNAADLQW
- a CDS encoding phospho-sugar mutase, with the protein product MTDSAESTADPKRIQDALASVDQACEQKLLTAGAVTNIKSWLTEDRYSDYRESVLRHIDEKKWQKLDDVFWTIIPFGTGGRRGRMYEIGSNAINDRTIGESAQGLADYVVRFHGGKKSLSCAIAYDTRHQSRHFTELCAEVMVAAGIKVYLLDDYRATPQLSFAVRYLGCDCGIMVTASHNPPSDNAVKVYWSSGAQVLPPHDKAIIDGVMSCQEIKRGNFKQALADGMIEVVTDKIDAAFLDAASACAFEGPRDVKILYSPLHGVGEAAVVPLLQRDGFNDITVYEPHRERSGDFPNVPGHVSNPENPEVFTKPIEQARAEGFDVVLATDPDCDRLGVAAPLTTDSSGQWETFTGNQIAALLADYVLRKTPESKKNKNSFVVKTLVTTELVRRIADSYSVRCVGDLLVGYKYIAEAMDREGPDDFLYGCEESHGYLVGSYVRDKDGAVACMLMSELAADLKANNQSMHDYLGELFKKFGYHRENLVNVVMEGSEGMASMQALMKAFREKPPTSLGGVKVAQVRDYGNQTATTLGDAGESKPLEGPVGNLIIMDLEQDGNYVAVRPSGTEPKVKFYVFTRLDPAESQDLKAANVKLGDRIAAIEEDVRAFAKLATA